A single region of the Triticum dicoccoides isolate Atlit2015 ecotype Zavitan chromosome 2B, WEW_v2.0, whole genome shotgun sequence genome encodes:
- the LOC119361631 gene encoding disease resistance protein Pik-2-like yields the protein MADLVVGMAKSVVDGALTKAQAAIEEEAKLRESAQRNLVYITGEFQMMQSFLKIAASDRLENAVGRTWVRQIRDLAYDVEDCIEFVVHLDKKNSWWLRVIKPVSWFLRPCVDQGPLPLDEAVDELDRLKARVEDVSSRNTRYCLIGGDSGSKSATAMEKQEPVASSRDEAVAPPTAFNRLFEAAFKTTQKGRQWDLTQLLTKKDQDLGVISIWGTGGGEGLGLASIAWNAYVDKETCENFACRAWVKLMHPFDPLVFVRSLTAQFHATSYKEERGKSIGGVRVLMKMEAAQGGDSLKDFEQLVMENRFLVVLEDLSTMADWDAIRRFFPNMMNGSCIILSTQQFEVASLSVGHPYQVQHLNQLSADHSVYAFFTKGSQDDVDEGKETNNAPAIKNTPSKVDNRKNKAAKKWIDEHPLVGRESEKKVLGINVITARGKSYQAMSVWGIAGVGKSALVKNMYCDKILNCKLFQKYGWVDVSHPFNLWDFSRVLLSNLGSDDLVASETTADLCMMGSRNPIVECREILIQNRCLVVIDGLQSTKEWDLIKAELVSGCNPRNIVIAVTSKQEIATHCRGNKGEFVFNVKGLEADTAFELFEKVSTLGDIEERQELTSICGGLPKVIVEVAGSFAKNTARWKDALSTNNKFMPELENNGEFEKLKGLFNWMNSYFRNCRDSLKPCILYLPIFPRNYPIRRRRLVRRWIAEGYSKDSHEESAEMNGEEQFCDLLNLSIIQQPSALGLGDTRMVFCQVNGFFREYIVSRQMEENLVFELRGRCALTTQRTGRHLVISKCWVRDQTVFESIDFSRLRSLTVFGDWKSFLFSESMKLLRVLDLEGASQVEYGDLKKMVKLMCRLKFLSLRGCSEICHLPSSIGGLRQLQTLDVRHTSILTLPRNITKLQNLQYIRAGTTTAVKKAPTVLSNCSGGCHRVGVEVPRGIGKLTALHTLGVVNVRASPTKAFLEDLKKLTHLRKLGVSGINKSNSSKFVHAIKVLAHLESLSVLLEDNNQDCLDGKELSLPVGSLRSLKLHGLGDRLPEWREQLTMLTKMDLEIVKLTEEHVSPQSGQLTPEGRREPTKGVIKFLSELPNLCILRLRVKELQNDELNVSIITNDLEEDSFKKMKIFEIACSSSSSSKVTFGEKTMKKLEQLTVDCCSGSSFSGLKHLRELKEVLLKGSSCDAALKADLQAMLENHPKEKKPVVKMEEPLGPVESGVQGGHKFCC from the exons ATGGCGGATCTTGTGGTTGGCATGGCCAAGTCGGTGGTGGACGGGGCGCTGACCAAGGCCCAGGCGGCGATCGAGGAGGAGGCCAAGCTGCGGGAGAGCGCGCAGCGTAACCTGGTGTACATCACTGGCGAGTtccagatgatgcagtccttcctaaaAATTGCAGCGAGTGACCGCCTGGAGAATGCGGTAGGGAGGACGTGGGTGCGGCAGATCCGCGATCTCGCCTACGACGTGGAGGATTGCATCGAGTTCGTCGTCCACCTCGACAAGAAGAACAGCTGGTGGCTCCGCGTGATCAAGCCGGTGAGCTGGTTCCTTAGGCCCTGCGTGGACCAGGGCCCGCTGCCGCTGGATGAGGCGGTCGATGAGCTGGACCGGCTCAAGGCCAGGGTGGAGGACGTGAGTAGCCGGAACACACGCTACTGCCTCATCGGCGGCGACTCCGGCTCCAAGTCCGCCACCGCCATGGAGAAGCAGGAGCCGGTTGCTTCCTCCCGCGATGAGGCAGTCGCACCGCCAACGGCATTCAACAGGCTCTTTGAGGCTGCATTCAAGACCACCCAAAAAGGGCGTCAATGGGATCTCACCCAGCTGCTCACCAAGAAAGACCAAGACCTCGGAGTGATCTCCAtctggggcaccggaggtggggagGGCCTTGGGTTGGCATCCATTGCCTGGAATGCCTACGTTGATAAAGAAACATGCGAAAATTTCGCGTGTCGTGCTTGGGTGAAGCTGATGCACCCTTTCGATCCCCTCGTGTTCGTCCGGTCATTGACGGCCCAGTTCCATGCTACCTCTTACAAAGAGGAGCGCGGCAAGTCCATAGGGGGTGTGCGAGTCCTGATGAAGATGGAGGCCGCACAAGGAGGAGATTCCCTCAAGGATTTCGAGCAGCTTGTCATGGAAAATAGGTTCCTCGTTGTGTTGGAGGACCTGTCCACCATGGCAGACTGGGATGCTATCAGGAGGTTTTTTCCAAACATGATGAATGGCAGCTGCATCATCTTGTCCACCCAACAATTTGAGGTTGCAAGCTTGTCTGTGGGACATCCATACCAGGTCCAGCATCTCAACCAGCTATCAGCTGACCACTCTGTTTACGCCTTCTTTACAAAG GGATCCCAAGATGATGTCGACGAAGGCAAAGAAACCAATAATGCACCCGCCATTAAAAATACGCCATCAAAGGTTGATAACCGCAAAAATAAAGCAGCCAAGAAGTGGATAGACGAGCATCCTCTTGTTGGACGCGAGTCAGAAAAGAAGGTTCTTGGTATAAATGTAATTACAGCACGAGGTAAAAGCTACCAAGCTATGTCGGTGTGGGGAATAGCCGGAGTTGGAAAATCAGCTCTCGTAAAAAACATGTATTGCGACAAAATCTTGAACTGCAAGCTATTCCAGAAGTATGGTTGGGTGGATGTATCACATCCTTTCAATCTATGGGACTTCTCGCGGGTCTTACTTTCCAATCTTGGTTCTGATGATCTTGTAGCCAGTGAAACTACTGCAGACTTGTGTATGATGGGAAGCAGAAACCCCATTGTCGAGTGTCGTGAGATTCTGATACAGAATAGATGCCTGGTGGTTATTGATGGACTGCAATCCACCAAAGAATGGGATCTCATAAAAGCTGAGCTTGTATCTGGATGTAATCCCCGGAATATTGTCATCGCCGTTACATCAAAACAAGAAATTGCCACTCATTGCCGCGGAAATAAGGGAGAGTTCGTATTTAATGTCAAAGGTCTGGAAGCCGACACGGCCTTTGAACTCTTCGAGAAG GTATCCACTCTGGGTGACATTGAAGAGCGACAAGAACTTACTTCAATATGTGGTGGACTTCCCAAAGTAATAGTTGAGGTAGCAGGTTCATTCGCCAAAAATACAGCTCGATGGAAAGATGCACTTTCAACAAATAATAAGTTTATGCCAGAACTCGAGAACAATGGAGAGTTTGAAAAACTGAAGGGTCTGTTCAATTGGATGAATTCGTACTTCCGCAATTGCCGAGATTCCCTCAAGCCATGTATCTTATATCTACCAATTTTCCCTCGAAACTACCCCATTCGGCGGAGGCGGCTTGTAAGGCGGTGGATTGCTGAGGGTTACTCCAAGGACAGCCATGAAGAGTCCGCAGAGATGAACGGGGAGGAACAATTCTGTGACCTCCTTAATCTGAGTATAATCCAGCAGCCATCTGCGTTGGGTTTGGGTGACACAAGGATGGTGTTTTGCCAAGTCAATGGCTTCTTTCGTGAGTACATTGTCTCACGTCAAATGGAAGAGAACCTTGTGTTTGAACTTAGGGGCCGTTGTGCCTTAACCACCCAGCGCACAGGGCGCCACCTTGTGATTTCAAAATGCTGGGTCAGAGATCAAACTGTGTTTGAGAGCATTGACTTCTCTCGGCTCCGGTCACTAACAGTGTTTGGAGACTGGAAATCATTCTTGTTTTCTGAAAGTATGAAGCTGCTTCGGGTGCTTGATCTAGAGGGTGCATCACAAGTAGAATATGGTGATCTTAAGAAGATGGTGAAGTTGATGTGTCGCCTGAAGTTCCTCTCGCTACGTGGATGCAGTGAAATCTGCCATCTGCCGAGTTCAATAGGAGGTTTGAGGCAACTCCAGACCCTAGATGTTAGACACACCTCCATTTTGACCCTGCCGAGGAACATCACCAAGTTGCAGAATTTGCAGTACATCCGTGCCGGCACCACCACCGCAGTGAAGAAAGCACCAACCGTGCTGTCCAATTGCTCTGGTGGTTGTCACCGGGTTGGTGTTGAGGTGCCTCGGGGGATCGGAAAACTGACAGCACTGCACACGCTTGGTGTCGTCAATGTCCGTGCTTCACCGACAAAGGCTTTCCTAGAGGATCTCAAGAAGCTGACCCACCTGCGCAAGCTTGGAGTGTCTGGCATCAACAAGAGTAACAGCAGCAAGTTTGTCCATGCAATCAAGGTTCTTGCCCATCTGGAGTCACTGTCAGTGTTGCTCGAGGACAACAATCAAGATTGTTTGGATGGTAAAGAATTATCACTGCCTGTCGGGAGCCTGAGGAGCCTGAAACTGCATGGGCTTGGAGACCGGTTGCCAGAGTGGAGAGAGCAACTCACCATGCTCACAAAGATGGATTTGGAAATAGTCAAATTGACAGAAGAACATGTCTCCCCGCAGTCGGGACAgctcacaccagaaggaagaagggaaCCAACTAAGGGTGTCATCAAGTTCCTTAGCGAGCTACCAAATCTGTGCATTCTCCGTCTTCGTGTTAAGGAGCTTCAAAATGATGAGCTCAATGTGTCCATCATTACAAATGACCTGGAGGAAGACTCTTTCAAGAAAATGAAGATCTTTGAGATTGCATGCAGTTCTAGTTCCAGCTCGAAAGTTACTTTCGGAGAGAAGACGATGAAAAAACTTGAGCAGCTGACGGTCGACTGCTGCAGTGGGTCCTCGTTCTCTGGCCTGAAGcatctccgtgagctcaaggaagtCCTGCTCAAGGGCTCCAGCTGTGatgcagcattgaaggctgatctgCAGGCAATGCTTGAGAACCACCCAAAGGAAAAGAAACCAGTTGTGAAGATGGAGGAGCCTCTTGGTCCTGTTGAGTCGGGAGTTCAAGGCGGTCATAAATTTTGCTGTTAG